The Oreochromis niloticus isolate F11D_XX linkage group LG4, O_niloticus_UMD_NMBU, whole genome shotgun sequence DNA segment GTGGCCACAAAACACTATTTCGAGGGCACGAAATAGGTATAACGTGCGCACGAAATGCTAATTTGTGGGCACGAATTGGGTATAACGTGGCAACGAATTACGCATTTCTGGCAACAAAATAGATAACGTGCGCACATCATATTGATACAATTCCTGGACAGCTGCGTAGAGACATAAGCATAAGAGTAGGCTAAACCTATACACCATGGACAGAGACGGTAtgattgagttttattttaggcTGGGAATGAGCtacaaatgcattttgaaaAGCCTGGCAATGCAAGGAACCATTATTACGGAGAGACATTTAAACAGGATATTGAGAGCCCAGTTGCTTTACAGACGTAAGTACGACCTGGACGCCGGGATAGATTTTATTGTCAACCAACTGCAAGGGCCTGGGAAGGATCACGGTTATTGGTCAAATGTTTTGTGCCCACAAATTAGCATTTCGTGCGCACGTTATACCTATTTCGTGCCCTCGAAATAGTATTTCGTGGGCACAAATAAGTATTTCGTGGGCACGTTATACCCATTTCGTGCCCACGAAGTAGTATTTTGTggccacaatttatttatttttttggaccatgtcatcagagGGGCTCCATAGATTTAAGGTACACTGTTGTGGTAAAAGaaatttttaaatctgtcatTGTCCAAATACTTATGGACCTAACGGTGTATTTCCTTCCCTAACCGCCGCATGAAAGCACTTCATGAGGACTCGGGGAAACGAGAACCAAGAGAAGAGCTTTAATGCCACGACAGATGTCGAGACGTGTGTTTGCTGTGCTCAAACTACAGCATCCTGACGATAGACCATAAAGAGCTCATTTCAGATACCATGTGCTCGGTGTTATGACGTGCAGATCATAAAAGAGAGAACCAccagtgataaatattactaaaTTACCAAGATTgtaatttatttgtaataaataaaaaagaataaacaagtttgtaaactgaactgaagtgtttgttctgttcattttttattttctgctccTGCTGGAAAGACGATCCAGTGTGACTCCTGCCTTCATTAAGGCCTTCAATGACTGAGCTCAAATTAAGTCattatgattttaaaaacagcagcagacagCACTAACAGAAACTTAATGTCTCataatctttatttttaaataacacGAGACAACTTCATAAGAAGCTGATTTGATCACAGCAGCATAACCGTCAGCGGGTTTATCAGTCTGTCAGCGAAGGTTCAAAACACATCAACAGGTTATGGCATGAAatggaaaacacattttgtaagCATGTCTAATGGGATGGGACGCTTTACCACCTTTCCTTTCATAATAAGTGGTCCAGTGTATCCTCTTTCAAAGCACTGGAGAACTGTTCCAGCTCATATTATTGCTCCCACACACATACTTTCAGGTCACTTCACTCAGCTACAAACTTTCCTGTGGAAAATTGACTTTTTGACTTCAGCTTATTTGTATCATAAGATTTAGCAGAactaatttgttcttttttttgttcagaTAAATGTAAAAGTTGATTCTTAATCCCAATAAAAACACttcaaagtaataaaaaatgCAACAATGCACTGTCACAAAGCTGAAAACAACCATTTGTTCAGGGACTTTTTGAAGTTGTGATGATTTCTATTTCCTAAGACTTCAATTCCCCTTTACCGGCAACGTCACGACTCCTCGCTCTTAATTTATTCAGCTGGGACTCTGCCACATCAGCTCGCTCCTCTGCCTCCTCCAGTTCATGTTGCACTTTGCGAAACTTAGCCAAATGGATGCTGCTTTGTTCCTCCTGTGTTTCAGAGAGCCACAGTAAAGAAGAGTATTTTGTCTACATAACACGCCTGCATTTCTCACAGTCTTTAAGGATTTTCTCTCACCGCCTCCTCAAACTGCCGCTTATATGCTTTCACTTTGAGCTGCAGCTTGTTGACCAGATCCTGCAGCCTCGCCgagttcttcttctcctcctcacccTGAAATCAAACAGAAGTGCTTCTCTCACATCTCTTTGAacattttctctccttctctgaGCAGCTTGTGAAATTTGCTTTGTTACGTAACAGACTTGTTACCTGATAAGTGAGCTCTTTAATCTTCCTTTCATATTTCCTCACACCTTTCACGGCCTCTCCACTGCGTTTCTGTTCTGCCTCCAACTCATTTTCCAGCTCACGGACCTTAATAGAAATAGATTTAGTTTAGATTTGTGCCTTAATTTCTCTGCAGCATGTCCCTGCTCTCTGTCAGATCGTACTTTGGCTTCCAGCTTCTGAATCTCCTTCTTTCCTCCTTTAAGCGCCACCTGCTCGGCCTCATCCAGACGCTGCTGCAGGTCTTTCACCGTGGCCTCCAGGTTCTTTTTCATCCTCTCCAAGTGAGCGCTGGTGTCCTGctccttcttcagctcctcAGCCATCATGGCAGCCTGCATGCAAATGTGAACTGTGACATTTTAATCCAGCCTCAAAGTCCAGCAGCCCACATTCAAATGACAGCGCAGTTAATTGATTTGAGGAGGAGACTCACATCCGTGATGGCTTTCTTGGCCTTCTCGTCTGCATTCCTCGCCTCCTGCATGGTCTCCTCCATCTCTGACTGCAGCTGAGTCAAATCAGCCTCCATTTTCTTCTTAGAGTTCACGAGACTGGTGTTCTGGTCATTAAACAACATTGAAATATGACATTGAAAGAAGTCTTTGGGTCCCTTAAATCAGTGAAAGTGTCAAAattaaagagagaaaagctTGAAATAGCTCaaatcatctgtaaaacacagaggCGGCAGTTCGATCCATGATTTCCTAAATCAAACTGCTGAGGTTTCTTGTGTCTATTACACAGCACTGATATAAAAGCAGGTTTTATTGCTCAGTTGATTCAAATAGAGCTGATTTTCTACTATTTTATATACAGAAAGATTGCaactaaatattatttttactaTGGATAAATCTGATGATTGTATTCCTGATTAAGCTCTCTGAAAATCCCACAAATGATCTTGACTTAAGGTTTCATAAATAAAGAGCCATGTATTTTGTCATTATCTTATCATCTGAGGGCCTTCTCAGATGTGAAAACCAACCACACAATATTCAGAAGCTGCACATACACTAAAAAAAATGGACTCTGTATTTTGGCCTCTCACCTGAGAGTGCAGCAGCTGAACACGCTCGCTGACTTCCATCAGCTCCTGCTCAGCAAGCTTTCGACTTCTGTCAGACTGCTCCAGTGACGCCCTCAGCTCCTCGTTCTCCGCCATCATTAGATTGTTGCGGCGTTCTATGATAGCTAGCTCCTCTTTTAGGTCCTCCTGACGTTGGAGGGCTTCATCCAGATGGACCTGGGTGTCCTGAGGATGGAGGCAGTAGTTTGGGGATTTTAAACATCATCCCAGAATTTTTAACCAGAACAGAAAAAGTTCCCACGCACCTTCAGCTGAGTCTGCAGGTTTCTCAGTTGTTTGGTTGCCTCGGCTGCCTGCCGGTTGGCGTGACCCAGCTGGATTTCCATCTCGTTTAGATCCCCTTCCATCTTTTTCTTCATCCGGACAGCGTCGTTCCTGCTGCGCGTCTCTGCATCCAGCGTGCTCTGCAGATAGTCCACTGTTCTCTGGTAATTCCTTTTAAGCTGGTCGATTTCTTCGTCTTTCTCTGCCACCTTCCTCTCCACCTCCGACTTGATCTGATTCAGCTCCAGCTCAAGTTGCAGGATTTTGGACTCCTCTTGTTCCAAGGAAGACTTCAGAGAGAAAACAGCAgttaatgttgttgttattttgtaaaatgttaaagtttGTGGAGGTGAAACAAACCTCAGCTTCCTCAAGAGCTGCCTGGGTGTCTCTCTTCTCTTGTTCGGCGTGCTTTGTGGCTTTTTCCAGCTCGCGGAGCATTTTTGTGGACTCTCCAACTTGCTCGTTGATATCTGTGATTTCCTCTAAAAAACACATCAACACACTTTATGTAAAACATTGACTGCTGCCTCTCAGAACCCAAACAGAAGTTTATTTCCTGCCGAAGGCTTACGTTGAAGATTTTTATTGTCTCTTTTCATGCTCTCAAGGTGATCCAGGACTTCTTCGTATGAATTTTTCAGCTTGAAGAGTTCTGTGTTCAGCGCTCTGGACTCTCTCTGGGAGACTTCCAGATCTGATTGACACTCCTCATACTTCTGCTTCCATTCAGCCAAAACCTGGCAGGAAGCAGCACATGTAATCAGTGTAGCCTTATGATGATACAAATGAGGACATGTTTCAAAACAGAAAGACCCACCTTGTCGAAATTCTTCTGTTTCTTGTCTAAGGTGGCATTTGCTGCGTTTGACCTTTCTAGCTCAACCATGAGATCCTCGACCTCCGCCTGCAGCCTCTGCTTGGTCTTCTCCAGCGATGCACACTTGACATTTGCTGCCTCTGTCATCTCCTCGGACTCCTGCAGCCGCTGGACCAGCTTCTTCCTTTGAACCGAACATAAACTGCATTAAAGCAGAAGAAGCCCATCAGCGCTGACCCGAGAAACACACTGTGAGGTTTTTTACTTTGCCTCCTCGAGCTCCTCGGTGCGCTGGATGGTGTCTGTCTCGTATTTATTTCTCCACTGAGCCACGTCACTGTTCACCTTGGACAGGCAGCGCTGCAGCTCAGCTTTGGCCTCTTGCTCCTCCTCGTACTGCTCTCTTAAGAGCTCGCAGTCGTGACGAGATGACTGCAAACTGtgagccaaggcgttttttgtCTAAAGAAATTTcaaaacatacacaaaaaaacTGCTTCACCGAGATGCAGTAACAAATTTATTTGCCCTCTGGGAACAGAAGGAACAAGCTGTGACTACAGCTGTGAATCACACTGAGTCATGACTGCAGGCAACttttacatttaatatttatggAGCAACATTTGAATTCCTTTGAAGTCTGATTTTGGTCTCCCGACTCTGCTAAATGTTCACCAGCTAAATTCTAACATGGCTCTATTTTTCATCCTGAGCAGGTGCGGTATAGATACTTTTTAAAGGTTTCTCTCAGAAAGCAGCTGTGAGAAACAGGCAAGACAGAAACAACTAAGGGAGGAGAGGAAACTGGCTGTGAAGCTTTATCAAGCTGACTTCAGATTCTGTTGTTTCTCAGATCCAATTATGAAGTCACTCACAAAGATCTCACAAAGTTGGGGACACAATAAAGTGACAAAACAGCTGCTAGATTTTCCTCTAAACCAGTGCTTCTCAAAGTGTGTGGCGCACCCCACTGGTGGGGTGCAGAGTTCTGACAGGTGGGGTGCAAGTTATACGGAAGTAATGTTTAACATCCGAATCACTTTTACGGCGGAACAAAGAAATTAGCAGCAGTTGTGTTAATAATATGCGCATGCGCTGAAAAGCTGCAGGCGCGTGGGTAAGTCGACAGTGTACTGAAAAGTGTGAACATGTGGTCGGGTCTGTCGTGCATCGTTTACAGTGGTGCCGAAACCCACGATTGGGGCACGAGAGACCGAACCACATGTTCGTACTTTTCAGTACACTTCTTTTCAGCTACAGCctacacacaacaacaacaggacCTAGTTCATTCTGTTTTAAGCCGGCGAGGCGAGATTGCAGATGCTGCTCAGGTGCGCCCTCCTCCCCCGCAGCCACGCCCcagaccacgccccaccacagCTCTGCAGTCAAAAACAAGCTCACTGCAGCCAATAAGAGTGAATAGTGTTAAACTCTCgctaaattatatatttttcatctctgttcacaagtttctggatttcttttttttataagactaagactgaactttatttttccatgtttgGCAATGTTCACATTCTGTTTAACTTGttgcttttttgaagaagtggtGCAGACTAATGAAGCAGTCTAGTGacaaaagttacaaatatttgtttgaaatgaaagttgtttgtttaaaacaacAATTATGGAAGGATTCACTGAGAAGGAGTTTGTtatctaaataaatattttttcctgccatgaggagtcgccccctgctggtcattaaaAATCATTCCGATCAATCATGGCTATTTCTTATCATTCAGAATATACTGAATGCTGCCCCCTTTGGGCTAAATGTAAAAATGCACCTTCTTTACACATTCAGAATATATTAATAAACTTATTTGTAAATTTGTAATTTCCaattacaatttttttcttctggCTTTTACATGTTTGACAAATATGTTATCATAGCTTTACATATTGTACACAGAGATGATAAGACAGCAATAAATGTCTGTCGAATAAATTACTGACCTGTCTTGGAAAGAGTCAGTCGAGGTATTGCAATCATGGACTGCAAAATTAGTCTGCATGCATCAAACTTAGTATCAGAGCCACGTTTATTTACGGTCACATGGTTTGGCTCTAATGAACTAAAAGATTCCTAAAATCTTTGATATCTGTGGCTAAAACATCCAGTTCAGTCAGTCATTGTTTCCTAATGCAGGTAGATATGAAAAAAGAAGCTAATAAACAGCTAAATCGTCATAGCTGATGTTTTGAGATTGAATTTCTCATATCCGTTCACAAGAGATTAGTAAGAACTCTAAATCATTGCTGTGACTTGATATCAATCTTTGTTGTGCCTTTCAGACCTTGATTTCTTCATCCAAAAGTCTCTTCATCTCTTCGATTTTGTGACCGGCTGCAGTCTTCCCTCTGTTCACCTGGGACAGAATGGACTCTTTTTCTTCCAGCAGACGGGTAAGTTCACCTGTCCAggacaaaaagaataaaaactcaCGTATCTGAGCAtctaaaatgtttctttttatccttttttaattaaacacctACCATTTTCTGTCTGCAGTCGAGCACTCAGGGTAGTGTAATCACTAAGAGACCTCTGGGCTTCATCTGCTTTGGTCTTGTATTCATTCATTTGATCTTCAAGGCTCCTGCACTGTTTCTCCACGTTAGCCTGAAATATGGAACTCTGGTTATAATAGAAGAGAAGATTTTAGAACAAAGTCCCCTCTGCAGACAGATGTTTACCTTGCTTTTCAGAACAGTCTCCATACTCCTTGCCATGTCATCGATTTCCATCTTCATCTCgctcttttctttctccagtTTCTGCTTCACCCTTTGAAGGTTTTCTATCTGATCACCGAGCTCTGCGACGCTGTCCGCCTGCTTCTTGCGTAAAGCCACGGCGATGGATTCATGCTGCAGGGTGGACTCTTCCAGCTCGTGGCGCAGCCTCTGAATCTCGGCCTCGCGCTTCTTGTTGAGCTCGGCCTGAGCGGCGGAGGCTCCTCCGGCCTCCTCCAGCCTCTCAGTGATCTCCTCCAGCTCTCTGGACAGGTCAGACCTCTGCTTCTCCACTTTGGCCCGAGCTGCACGCTCAGCTTCGATTTCCTCCTCCAATTCTTCAGTGCGAGCCTACAATGTGAACACACGAAACTGGTATTATAACACTGAACATCAAGTGCTCGATACTTTGAGACTCTACAATTACATAAACACCTGAAGCTCTTTAATCTTCTTTTGAAGCTGAGTGCTAAGAGCTTGTTCATCATCAATTTTGCTCTGCAGGCTGCTGATTTCAAAGTCCTTCCTGAGAAGAGAATGATTTCAGGTTCAGATGATATTTAACTCCGTTTATAACATCAAAGTTTCACtaaaccacagactgtatataaaagatggatggagccatcATTGCCATGTTGTTTTTTCAAAACCTTGATAAGTGTGGGATGGCGCtaaatattaatgtaatttaatgAAAATTTAAAGAGTATTGttattagttttttaaaaattattttattagtatttaaaCCTTGTTGTGTTGCCATAAAGTCCTGTTGTTtccacctgtgtgtgttttccttcaCTTTGTGCCTCTGTGATGATTCTGTGATCTTGTCGATTGTCTGGATTTTTGTCCTTTTAAACTCTTCCTGCTTGTATTGAAAAGCACCTTTTGTTCATTATTATGTCTGCTGCTTTGCTACCTGCTGTGTGGGCTCAATACAACAAGGTGGTACGATTAGCTGACATTTCAAATAGGAAACAGGGATAGTTGGATGTGGATTCACTCTGTGGTTTAGGAGGTAAAACAGCAAAAGGACAGCTTTAgataaaaaggaataaaaagctTTTGTCTGGGCGTGCACTGCTGAACAGATTGTTCTTGAGTTTAAGGGTAAAAGCTCGGATTCATTGCTTGGAGAAAGAATACTAAAGGAAATCTATTTATTAACTCACTTTTTCAGTTGTTCCTCCGCCTGCTGCCTTTCATTCTCCAGGTCCATGATGGTTTCCTGGTTCAGCTTCAGATCTCCCTCCAGTTTCCTTCTGGATCTCTCCAAGTCAGCACGCAACTTCTTCTCCTGCTCCACCAGCCCCTCCAGCTGCAGGAGATGTTTACATCAATCACTAAGTCTGCAGCTAACATTACAAGTTTACGTGCTGGCTTCAGCTTAAGAAGCACTGAGCCCTTTTATACTTACATCATCAATTTGTTGCTCCAACTTAGTCTTTGTCTTTATTAGAGAATTGACTCTGTCCTCCTCTGCCTGGAGGTCGTCTAAAGTCTGCTGGTGCACCTCCTGCAAAGCTTTCATCTCCTTTGAGGACTTCAACAGGTTTTCCTCAAGAGTCGTCAACTCCTCGATCAAATTCTTAACCTAAGGAGAGAAACCTTTATTTGcaagtttgttaaaaacaaaaagctttaaaagttCATACAACAGAAATAATCACAGGCACCTTATTTTCGGTGGCATATTTCTCCTTCTCCACTTTGGCGATGGTAAGTTCCAGGTCGTCTATGTCCCGTTTGAGCTCAGAACATTCGTCCTCCAGCTTCCTCTTCTTGGCGGTGATTTCAGCGttgatctcctcctcctcctccatcctctCGGAGAACTCTTTGGCTTTGGCCTCCAGGTGGATCTTGCTCTTTATCAAGCCTTCACACCTTTCCTCAGCATCGCACAGGTTCTCCCTCTCCTGAGGAACCAGGACACAATGACTGTTATAGTGGAgtaaatttttaatttaacctCAGGTGATAGTTATTCTTTTTCTAAAGTTTGGACACATATTCTTATTTCATGTCTTTGCACAGGGATTTGTTTGCAATCTTCTATTTTCCTTTAAGGATGGCTGAGCTGCCTGCTGATGGTGCAGAAGCCTGCCATTTCCCTTTCTCTATAAAGAAAACTTTTAAATGGAATACTACAAGCTATTTCCTGTGTCTGTCGTCATGTCAGCGGAGCTTGACATGACTTGTTTTCTTCCGTTAGTGGTTTCTTAACAGCATGGAGGAAACATTCACGCTTCCTTCAACAGCTGCTCGAACTCTAGGAAGCGCTGACATGAGCTCTAATTTCAGAGGATGGTGATTCTAATGACCTTATTCAGCACAGCAGAGAGAAACTGTGCTCTTCATTTCCTCGAGCATCACAGCCTGCGTAGGTGAACTCACAGTACTTAAATAAATCGTGTACTGAGTGACCTTCATGTCTGAATAAAAGATAGATCAGCATTTTCTTTACTTCACTTGTTCTTGCAGTAATAGAGATTACCACAGTAGTAGCACAGGGCTTTTTCTGTGCACCAACACCAGAAACCTCAAATCTTAATATGTCGTAACGCTGTTATAAGCACTATTTGCTTTAAGTTTACATCATGGTTGGTCtgctttcttcttattttaactTTCTTTTCCTCCAGTTTCCCTGCAGTGATCAATTACACTAGTTCTTATCTTACCTCATTATTGATCATCTTTTAATTTAATCTGATCTTTAAATCAGGCAGAACAAAATCAATACAAGCAGACCACTTTGTCCCACTCAGGGCTGAGTGTTTACATACTGCTTGTATTTGAAGGTAAAGGTCATTCTTCTCCTGCATGAGCATGACCATCTTCTCCTCCAGCTCCTTCCTCCTGGCCTCCGACTTTGCCAACTCCTCTCTGAGTCGAGCAAACTCCTCCTTCATGGTCTGCATCTCCTTCTCAGCCTCCGCACTTCGTAATAGAGGCTTTATCTTGAAGAAGAGCTTCATCCAAGGCCAGTTCTTCACATTCATGAATGAACGAATGTTGTACTGGATGATGTAAACGGCCTCTCTACAGagtgaaaaatcacaacaatGAAGAATTTGTTACAGATGTGAAGGTGATGAGAAAATCTTCTGATCTTTTTAAGGTTTATCTAAGTTATTCCTGACTTTTTCACTAGCTACAATGTCAGAGTAGCttaaaaaatgaaggaaagCATTTAGAGAGTAGAAAATTAGAAATcatctttgcatttttaatgtgAGACAAAGACCACCACTGCAATTACAATCATAATTAATGACAGTTTAGAAGAAATAGTCTCTTTCGTTACCATAAAGGATGCAGTTATGAAATTGCATGTGTTCAATcccatttctctgtctttcaTTCGCCTGATTTTCCACAAATTTTACATCCACTaatccaaaagaaaaaagaaatgtgccAGACCTTTTCTTCATCATCTCCTTTAACCTCAGCCTGGTGACGTAACCCCTGGCTACAGCCTGGATTCGAGTCATCAGCACAGCTAGACGCTCATCCCGCATCTCCTCCAGAAGACCCAAAAGGCCGGCTTTGAAAAACACCTGCAAGTTGACAAAGAGAAGTCAAATTTCTCTTCAATTTCAaattatccatccattctcttctgcttatccttgtcagGATGATGTGGGGGCTGGAGCCCacccagctgtcttagagcgagaggcagggtacaccctggacaggctgccagtctgtcacagggctaacacacagagacagacaaccattcgcacctatgggcaatttagagtttccagttaacctaaccccactaactgcatgtctttggaatg contains these protein-coding regions:
- the LOC100707976 gene encoding myosin heavy chain, skeletal muscle, adult isoform X1; its protein translation is MNDTDMEVFGVAAPYLRKSERERIAAQNVPFDAKSAVFVPHPKQEYVKGKIRSQDGTKVNVEIEDGKVVTVHVDDIRPMNPPKFDKIEDMALLTHLHEPAVLFNLKERYAAWMIYTYSGLFCVTVNPYKWLPVYNPEVVAGYRGKKRQEAPPHIFSISDNAYQYMLTDRENQSILITGESGAGKTVNTKRVIQYFATITAMGESSKKEQLGSKMQGTLEDQIIQANPLLEAFGNAKTVRNDNSSRFGKFIRIHFGTKGKLASADIETYLLEKSRVTFQLLAERSYHIFYQILSNKKPDLIEMLLITSNPYDYPFISQGEITVLSINDAEELMASDRAIDILGFSTEEKVGIYKLTGAVMHNGNMKFKQKQREEQAEPDGTEVADKVAYLMGLNSADLLKALCCPRVKVGNEYVTKGQTPQQVNNAVGALSKAVYEKLFLWMVTRINQQLDTKLPRQHFIGVLDIAGFEIFEINSLEQLCINFTNEKLQQFFNHHMFVLEQEEYKKEGIEWEFIDFGMDLAACIELIEKPMGIFSILEEECMFPKATDGSFKNKLYDQHLGKNSIFQKPKPSKAKTEAHFSLMHYAGTVDYNISGWLEKNKDPLNDTVVQLYQKASLKLLCQLFATYASADAAADGNKKNYKKKGSSFQTVSALFRENLNKLMANLRSTHPHFVRCIIPNETKIPGIMDHHLVLHQLRCNGVLEGIRICRKGFPSRILYGDFRQRYRILNASVIPEGQFIDSKKASEKLLSSIDVDHTQYRFGYTKVFFKAGLLGLLEEMRDERLAVLMTRIQAVARGYVTRLRLKEMMKKREAVYIIQYNIRSFMNVKNWPWMKLFFKIKPLLRSAEAEKEMQTMKEEFARLREELAKSEARRKELEEKMVMLMQEKNDLYLQIQAERENLCDAEERCEGLIKSKIHLEAKAKEFSERMEEEEEINAEITAKKRKLEDECSELKRDIDDLELTIAKVEKEKYATENKVKNLIEELTTLEENLLKSSKEMKALQEVHQQTLDDLQAEEDRVNSLIKTKTKLEQQIDDLEGLVEQEKKLRADLERSRRKLEGDLKLNQETIMDLENERQQAEEQLKKKDFEISSLQSKIDDEQALSTQLQKKIKELQARTEELEEEIEAERAARAKVEKQRSDLSRELEEITERLEEAGGASAAQAELNKKREAEIQRLRHELEESTLQHESIAVALRKKQADSVAELGDQIENLQRVKQKLEKEKSEMKMEIDDMARSMETVLKSKANVEKQCRSLEDQMNEYKTKADEAQRSLSDYTTLSARLQTENGELTRLLEEKESILSQVNRGKTAAGHKIEEMKRLLDEEIKTKNALAHSLQSSRHDCELLREQYEEEQEAKAELQRCLSKVNSDVAQWRNKYETDTIQRTEELEEAKKKLVQRLQESEEMTEAANVKCASLEKTKQRLQAEVEDLMVELERSNAANATLDKKQKNFDKVLAEWKQKYEECQSDLEVSQRESRALNTELFKLKNSYEEVLDHLESMKRDNKNLQQEITDINEQVGESTKMLRELEKATKHAEQEKRDTQAALEEAESSLEQEESKILQLELELNQIKSEVERKVAEKDEEIDQLKRNYQRTVDYLQSTLDAETRSRNDAVRMKKKMEGDLNEMEIQLGHANRQAAEATKQLRNLQTQLKDTQVHLDEALQRQEDLKEELAIIERRNNLMMAENEELRASLEQSDRSRKLAEQELMEVSERVQLLHSQNTSLVNSKKKMEADLTQLQSEMEETMQEARNADEKAKKAITDAAMMAEELKKEQDTSAHLERMKKNLEATVKDLQQRLDEAEQVALKGGKKEIQKLEAKVRELENELEAEQKRSGEAVKGVRKYERKIKELTYQGEEEKKNSARLQDLVNKLQLKVKAYKRQFEEAEEQSSIHLAKFRKVQHELEEAEERADVAESQLNKLRARSRDVAGKGELKS
- the LOC100707976 gene encoding myosin heavy chain, skeletal muscle, adult isoform X3, which codes for MKADWLKNFAQNYRENQSILITGESGAGKTVNTKRVIQYFATITAMGESSKKEQLGSKMQGTLEDQIIQANPLLEAFGNAKTVRNDNSSRFGKFIRIHFGTKGKLASADIETYLLEKSRVTFQLLAERSYHIFYQILSNKKPDLIEMLLITSNPYDYPFISQGEITVLSINDAEELMASDRAIDILGFSTEEKVGIYKLTGAVMHNGNMKFKQKQREEQAEPDGTEVADKVAYLMGLNSADLLKALCCPRVKVGNEYVTKGQTPQQVNNAVGALSKAVYEKLFLWMVTRINQQLDTKLPRQHFIGVLDIAGFEIFEINSLEQLCINFTNEKLQQFFNHHMFVLEQEEYKKEGIEWEFIDFGMDLAACIELIEKPMGIFSILEEECMFPKATDGSFKNKLYDQHLGKNSIFQKPKPSKAKTEAHFSLMHYAGTVDYNISGWLEKNKDPLNDTVVQLYQKASLKLLCQLFATYASADAAADGNKKNYKKKGSSFQTVSALFRENLNKLMANLRSTHPHFVRCIIPNETKIPGIMDHHLVLHQLRCNGVLEGIRICRKGFPSRILYGDFRQRYRILNASVIPEGQFIDSKKASEKLLSSIDVDHTQYRFGYTKVFFKAGLLGLLEEMRDERLAVLMTRIQAVARGYVTRLRLKEMMKKREAVYIIQYNIRSFMNVKNWPWMKLFFKIKPLLRSAEAEKEMQTMKEEFARLREELAKSEARRKELEEKMVMLMQEKNDLYLQIQAERENLCDAEERCEGLIKSKIHLEAKAKEFSERMEEEEEINAEITAKKRKLEDECSELKRDIDDLELTIAKVEKEKYATENKVKNLIEELTTLEENLLKSSKEMKALQEVHQQTLDDLQAEEDRVNSLIKTKTKLEQQIDDLEGLVEQEKKLRADLERSRRKLEGDLKLNQETIMDLENERQQAEEQLKKKDFEISSLQSKIDDEQALSTQLQKKIKELQARTEELEEEIEAERAARAKVEKQRSDLSRELEEITERLEEAGGASAAQAELNKKREAEIQRLRHELEESTLQHESIAVALRKKQADSVAELGDQIENLQRVKQKLEKEKSEMKMEIDDMARSMETVLKSKANVEKQCRSLEDQMNEYKTKADEAQRSLSDYTTLSARLQTENGELTRLLEEKESILSQVNRGKTAAGHKIEEMKRLLDEEIKTKNALAHSLQSSRHDCELLREQYEEEQEAKAELQRCLSKVNSDVAQWRNKYETDTIQRTEELEEAKKKLVQRLQESEEMTEAANVKCASLEKTKQRLQAEVEDLMVELERSNAANATLDKKQKNFDKVLAEWKQKYEECQSDLEVSQRESRALNTELFKLKNSYEEVLDHLESMKRDNKNLQQEITDINEQVGESTKMLRELEKATKHAEQEKRDTQAALEEAESSLEQEESKILQLELELNQIKSEVERKVAEKDEEIDQLKRNYQRTVDYLQSTLDAETRSRNDAVRMKKKMEGDLNEMEIQLGHANRQAAEATKQLRNLQTQLKDTQVHLDEALQRQEDLKEELAIIERRNNLMMAENEELRASLEQSDRSRKLAEQELMEVSERVQLLHSQNTSLVNSKKKMEADLTQLQSEMEETMQEARNADEKAKKAITDAAMMAEELKKEQDTSAHLERMKKNLEATVKDLQQRLDEAEQVALKGGKKEIQKLEAKVRELENELEAEQKRSGEAVKGVRKYERKIKELTYQGEEEKKNSARLQDLVNKLQLKVKAYKRQFEEAEEQSSIHLAKFRKVQHELEEAEERADVAESQLNKLRARSRDVAGKGELKS